Part of the Benincasa hispida cultivar B227 chromosome 12, ASM972705v1, whole genome shotgun sequence genome is shown below.
ctaatattttagaaaataattttaacatcTATTTAGGGTAAAAAAAACTTTGGACATGTAAAAgtataaaaacttaaaaaaaaaaaaaaaaaaaaccgtctTTAATTAAAGGGACCAAAATGATACTTTAAGGGGGGGggacaaaaaaacaaaacaaaacgcaGTAAACAATAATGAATTAAGTTGAAAAAAATCCAAACATCAAGGATTAGACCATATTGTTAGTCAAAagaattttattcattgtctccTAAATAACATGCATTCCATTGTATGTATTATTTCACAAAGCTTTCAACAAGAttttcatatctaaattttattaagagAAAGATCAGAGCTTCCTTAGATGGAGAATAACTCCATTTTCAGGCTCCACAACCAACCTGAAGGCAGGGGAATGCTTATAAGAAGGTGAAAGAGAGAACTCAAATCTTGACACAACAAGGCTTACTATCACTTTCAGCTCTACCATTGCAAAGTTTTGCCCGACGCACACGCGGGGGCCGACCCCAAATGGCATGTAAGCCTGTGGATTCTTGCAAGCTCTAAGGATCCCATTGTCGAACCTCTGCGGATTGAACAAGTGCGCATCAGGTCCCCAGAGATCAACATCCTGCTGTACGATCGGGATCGGAATTTGAACATTCATCCCTTTCGGaatcataatatttttaaattttatgtcttcCATTGCTTGTCTTGTGACAAAAACAGCAGGTGGATACAGCCTCAATGTCTCTTGTACCACCATTGTCAGCTGGAAGAcaaccaaaaattaaaatgataagAATGCTACTCTTTAACTGATTTTTAACCCAACAATTCAGAGTCTCGACATTAGTAGGAAATTAGAGGAATACCATCTTCATGTTCTTAATGGCATCGGCGTTGATAGGCCGATCTTGACAGCATTGAAGCACCTCAGAACGAACACGAACTTGCCAATCCGGATGCGCTGCTAGTAACATCAAGCACCATGATGCTGTTATTGCTGTCGTCTCGTGACCGGCAAAGTATATATTTTTGCAGTTATCAACAACAAACTTGTCTCGAGATATATTCAACGAGTTGTTATCTTCATCGAGATTTTTCGCACCTTCAAGAATCATCTGCAACAAGTCTTGCTCGTGTGAAGAGTGCTCAATTCGTTGATTTACCACTTCTAAAACTTTCGACTTGATTTCCTTCTCTAGCTTCCATATTTCTCTATTGTTTTTGGTGGGGACGTACCTGTAGAATGAAGAGTTACAGCCCTAGacagagaaaacaaaaaatgtttGACCACATTACTCATTAAGGTTTAAGAACATCAATAATTCCTATCAAGCAAGTCATACTTATGAGAATAATGAATATAGCCTCAAAACCAAGAGGTAAAAGTGCAACAACGTAATCACGTTTCTAAAATATAAACGTAATGTAATTTTAAACGATTGATATGAAATCAACCACAAAAAAGAGATAGATACTGGCAATAgcttattactattattatataGTTCAATATGTGAGGGTGAAAACTCGAACCTTTGACCTTTTGATCAAGGATATATGTGTTAACTAGTTGAATTATGCTTAGGTTAATACTAATATGAAGAAGAATAAAACTCTTAAAATTACCGCTATGATTGATCACATTTCTTAAAAGAAGAAGTCGTGATGCATTTTATGATCTTATACCTGAAACCAGGAATACCGATACTTCCTTTGGACATGACAACTTGAAGAGCTCTGAGTTTTTGGAATATCTCTTTTCCTTCCAAATAATTGCTTCCAAAACAAGCCTTCGAGATAATATCCGCAGACAAGGCTCTAAAATCACCATCGACATTGACTTCAGATTGTCCTCCATCATTCACAACTTTAGTTTCCCATGATCTTAGCATGGAGTTTGTAGATTCCACCATTAAACTTGTCATGCCCTGGAAATTCAAGATTTGCCCAGTTTATCATTTTAATAGAATAATTAGACACACAAATTAAGTTCCTTATATTGATGGAATATCTAACTTCAATTAAGATATGTTTTTTAGTTAACATATAAGCATTAATTATTGACGTACAGAACTTACTAATTACATTGCCATAGTAAAATAtgtgaactaaaaaaatataaaaatgtacaaatatTATTATAGTTTCTTAATTTGAATAAAGTATTACCTAAAAGCCGTCAAGTTGATAAACTGCGCTTAAGTTCAAATGAGCTAAATTACTATTTCAGTCCTTGACATTAATTTTACTTTAGTCCTCTCATGCTTTGGAAAATTACACTACCATCCTTATCATTTAAGTTGAAGCTTAAATATCCCCATCACTTGCAAGACAACAGAAATAAAGCCTAACAAGATATTTGTGATTGCATTCCAAAAGCTGTTCcaaaaatcaaacaaacaaaattcaTCCTTGTATccttttctctttctaatcAAAACAATATATATTAAGCTCCCACCTATATTATGCCCGCAAAAGCCTCGACAGTCTTGGAACAACTTTCTGACCATAATTAGGGATTGGCACACCATAAAAAGGCGTGCATTAGTAGAACAAAGTATAATGCCACTCCACGTCTAATAGGACGGAGAGATTTGAACCATGAAACTCTTGATCACTAATACATTCTACATGTCAATTGAGCTATAATCATTTTGGTAAGAAGTCATTTTATCACATTGGATTTCATTCTTGTTCCTTATTATCATGGACATTCAATATTGAGTGAACTCTAATGTTGGCTGATTTTGAAACTAAGCTTAAAACCCAAAGACAAATTATGGGCAAAGTTGTTTGGATTATAAGCATGCTTAAGAGTGACTTTAAAATGGATAAAATCATCTTCATGActtcaaaatcattttgaaacaaGGGCTTTTACTaattaaaattctatttttatgaaaactgtgtttaaaaagtataaaatcaaacattaaattgatATTGAACATGATAAAGGTGATTCTAACGATTTCAAAATTCACTCCCAAATGCACTTTTAACCATTCAAATCGTTTCGATTTTGAAACAtatgaaactaattttaaattatcaaaaacATGTTTGAGAGCAATTTTGACCAAGACAATAGtaattttaaccatttcaaaatcattcCGAAAAATGCTCTAAAACTTGTCCAAGTCATACCAAGTTCAAATCAAGCTATTGGAAAATTTACAAGAATTGATATATTACCTTAACTTTATCAAGATATAGTTGAGGAGCAATGATCTTCCTTTGGTGAACCCAAATTGGGCCACTTGAAGCCAAAATCCCCAGGCCCAATAACGGCCCACGATCCTTCGACAAGTGATCAGGCTTCCCCAAACTCAAAGACGTTGACAGACTCATTTCCTTCACCGTCTCCATTTCCGTTATGCACAATATCTGAATCGTCCCGCTTGAATACACAAAGTTCCGCCCTAAAATCCCCAaacaatcaatcaatcaatcaatcaaaaTCTGAATGAAGGGTCGAAAGGAATTTCAAAATCGATTACCGTATCGATTCCGCCACAGCTCCAAATGCGGGAAGAG
Proteins encoded:
- the LOC120092693 gene encoding cytochrome P450 714C2-like; translation: MESELGAGSTTAVMVLSIALLLFLISLHLFESLLWKPERLRSKLRKQGIDGPSPSSSLFGNLSEIKNIRALTSQTKNTEDDSITHNWTSNLFPHLELWRNRYGRNFVYSSGTIQILCITEMETVKEMSLSTSLSLGKPDHLSKDRGPLLGLGILASSGPIWVHQRKIIAPQLYLDKVKGMTSLMVESTNSMLRSWETKVVNDGGQSEVNVDGDFRALSADIISKACFGSNYLEGKEIFQKLRALQVVMSKGSIGIPGFRYVPTKNNREIWKLEKEIKSKVLEVVNQRIEHSSHEQDLLQMILEGAKNLDEDNNSLNISRDKFVVDNCKNIYFAGHETTAITASWCLMLLAAHPDWQVRVRSEVLQCCQDRPINADAIKNMKMLTMVVQETLRLYPPAVFVTRQAMEDIKFKNIMIPKGMNVQIPIPIVQQDVDLWGPDAHLFNPQRFDNGILRACKNPQAYMPFGVGPRVCVGQNFAMVELKVIVSLVVSRFEFSLSPSYKHSPAFRLVVEPENGVILHLRKL